Below is a genomic region from Bacillus cereus group sp. RP43.
GCGATTCAGCAATGACGTGGGGCAAGAAGGGATCAGTTTGTTTCCTGAGTTACGCGATTCAAGGAATATGAGTAAATGGAAGGTGCAGCAGGTTGAAAAGGCACTTAATAACTTATTAGATGAGGATGAACGTAAAATCGTTGAGCGTAAGTTCCTGACAAATGAGAGAGTAAAAGACTCCGATGTTTATCATGATCTACTACTCAAGAAAACATACTTCTATGAGAAGAAGCAAAGTGCGGTTAAATTGAGTGCTACAGCGCTTGGGATCATCTAAAAAACGCGAACTTTTTGTGGGACTAAATAATAACGTTACTCGGTGACGCGGAGGCTAGAGGGAATAAGAGCTTCCCGAAATTATTTATATTTACTATTCAGCTCGGAATGCGTCCTCTGGGTTGATAGTAAATATAAGTCTATTTCTCTGTTAAGTCGTCTCTTGAAAATGGAATGGGGGTGGTTGCTCATGATTGAGTGACACTTGCGTTCTAAAATTCTAAAAATGTATACGTAATCTTGTTCATTAGTAATTACTCACGATTCTTATTAATGACCAAAACGAGAGCAAAGAGCTTCCGCTCTTTGTTTGAGCCAATACAGCTGAACCTTCCCCTTCAGGAGCTGTCACCTTTCGGTGATGGCTTTTTGTTTTGTAGGATATTTTTCTATTCTGTCAAATAGATAGATTGAGAGAGGTGGAGAATAAGAAAATGAAAAAATTTATAATAAGCATAGAAGCAATCGATGGTAAACAACACGAATTTGAAATTGAGTATAAAAAGACAGTAACAGTTATTGCTATAGAAAATTCTATACAAGCTAGAGAAGCTAGATTCTTCAGATTTGGAGATCGTATGATTAATTTGGATAATGTATTCTCTTTGGTGGTAAAAGAGAAGAAAGATTAAATAAAAAAAAAGCATCCATAACGGGTGCTTTTTTCTTTGTTATATAGAAATTACACATTAAACGTATTTAAAGAACGTTCTAGGTATAAAGATAATCGATAATCATCATATAATGATATGGAAGGGTCTTTTCTAACGTGTTAGTTACCTCAAAGTATATATATCTTTTGGCGCCTGGGTGAGGGTGCTTTTTTTATTGCACATTATGATAGGGACAAGCATATGTTAAAGTGTAGGACAAGTTCACTCGCTTGTATCCTATTTCAATACTCATTAGAAACTCCTTATCACACATTTTAGCATCTACTGACGTGGATGCTCTTTTTTATTGAACAAAATGGACATTTGAATAGATAATGCCTTCCTTAAAATAACCTTAATTAAAACATAGTTTTGATAATATATGGAAAATAAATGGTACAATTTTCTGGTATAACCTAAATAAAATTTATTTTAGAAAAGGGGTAGAAGGGAAATGTTCCAGAAGTTCAAGTTTTATTTAATGAGCATTTTAATTAGTTCAATGTTAGGCGGAATTATTATAGGTGTTAATTTCTTGGTCCATAACATATATAATTTAGTTGCAGGTAAAGAATATCATTTTAATATGTGGTCTTCTATTATTATATTTAGTGTTGTATTTATTTCGGGTTTCTCGTACGCGTTGAAGAAGGGGCCAGATATATTTGTTAATGATTAAACCAATAGCAATTATCGTAGGCGCTGCCGTGATCTGGGTGGCGTCTTGTTTGTTGTTAAGGGATGATAATTGGTGAAATAGACTTGCAATTTGAAGAGTAACTACGAGTATTATTATTCTAAAATGCAAAACATAGACTAGTAAACAAGCTGTTTTTGTTTTTTAGCATAGAATATGATGAATCCTAGAGTTGAGAGGAGGTAATCATATTTATGGGATGTAATTGTAATTTCAGACATTGCAGAGATTGTAATAGATTTTGGGATGATTTAATGTTTTGCAGACGCAGACATAGAGATTGTGATGACCGTCGTTGTAGACGTGACCGTGACTGCGATTGTGATGAATGTCGTCGCAGACGTAATCATGATCGTGACTGCGATCGCGATAATCGTCGAGATTGGTAAAGTCCTTTGAATGAGTGCGTTTCTTTACAGCGCTCTTTTTTTTGTTTATGGGTTTTCTAAATTAATACTTATTAAATAAGAAGGGTTCTGGTGCAAAAAATCTATAAAACTTGAACATACTGATATTACTACTCTAGAAAAGGTGTGTGATCAGTATGAAAAAGGAAAATTTGTTCAAATGGAAGCATTATCATCATGATATTATTTTGCAAACAGTAAGATGGTATCTACGGTACAACTTGAGCTTTCGTGATTTGGTGGAAATGATGGAGGAACGGGGCTTATCCGTTGCTCATACAACGATTATGCGTTGGGTTCATCAGTATGGTCCTGAATTAGACAAAAGAATCCGTCGTCATCTCAAGCAAACCAATGACTCTTGGAGAGTCGATGAAGCATATATCAAAGTAAAAAGTCAATGGATGTACCTGTATCATGCTGTCGATTCGAAAGAAAATACCATCAATTTTTACCTAAGCAAAGCAAGAAACCACAAGGCTGCAAAGCGATTCTTCAAGAAAGCTTTGCAGTCTTTTCATATTTCTGATCCTCGTGTCGTGACAGTCGATAAGAATCCAGCTTATCCTATAGCAGTTGAAGAATTGAGAAAAGAAAAAAAGATGCCATTAGGCATCCAACTAAGGAAAGTGAAATATCTCAATAATATAGTGGAACAAGATCATCGATTTATTAAAAAGCGAGTTCGTTCGATGTTAGGATTGAAATCCTTTCGCACAGCTACATCCATTATTTCTGGAATAGAAGCTATGTATATGGTAAAAAAAGGTAACTTTTTTTTACTGGACAAGTCTGTCCAAAATCAAGTGAAGTTCATCCATCAACTATTTGGAATTGTTGCTTAAGACTAGATTCCACTAGGAAACTTTTCGCCTCTTTATATCTTTCCTAAGTATTTGCACCAGAACCTTAAAGTTTGTGCGCCAAAAAAAATTTTAAAATATTTTAAAATTTTTTTTGTGAAAACCTGTACTTTTTGGTCAGATTCTGTACTTTTGATTATAAATTAAAGATACGTTTCTATTAGTTTAGGCTTGAAAGCGCTTTAAAGGATGGTTTTTGAATTTTTTACCTAGCCTATATTATTTTACTTACAGGCTATTTATATATATTAGTAGTGAGAAAGGGAATATATTCATGTTCTTAAGAAGATTAGCAAAAATTTGTAGACAAGTGAAGAGAAAGAAATCTACTAATCTTATGTGTTAATTTAGAAGGGAGTACGAGAGCAGTCCAGTGCTTTTCTAAGAAGCATTAATTATGAACTAAAGAAACTATATTATAGAACAAATGTGAGAGAGTATATAATCGTTTTCGTTTTTTGATAATTCAATTTATATACCTGTGCAAATAATAAAAAGAGACAAAAAGGATTAATATAATTTCAATTTAAAATTCCGGCAAACGAAACAAGCATGATGGTGCAACCACATTGCTGGATAAAGACTATTTGTTTGCAGGAGGAATTAGAGCATCCATATGTAGAAGCGTCAGGTCCTTCAAAATATCAATTGTACGGTTACATGTTGTGGATATTCGTGTAAACGAGGAAATAGCATTATTATAGAAAATTTTTGTCTTTGTTGCATGTGTATATGAAATGAAGTTATTAATATCAGAAAATATAGGTGATTTTATATAGATTATGTTATATGAATTTATGATATGAGGTGATAATATGGAAAAACTTTTAATGGATTTAGTCGGATCAATGAATGATTTTTTATGGTCTAAATTGTTAATTATTATGCTTGTTGTTTGCGGAATTTATTTCACATTTAAATCGAAATTTGTACAGTTTCGAATGCTAAAGGAAATGGTCCGTGTGTTAATGGAAGGGAAGGATAGTTCTAAAGACCAAATTTCACCTTTTCAAGCGTTTTGTATTGGTATGGCAGCTCGCGTTGGAACAGGAAATATCACAGGAATTGCGATCGCGATTGCACTAGGTGGTCCTGGAGCGGTATTCTGGATGTGGATTATTTCTATTATTAGCTCAGCATCCAGCTTTGTTGAAAGCACATTAGCACAAATATATAAAGTAAAAGATAAAGCTGGTTTCCGCGGCGGTCCATCCTATTATATGGAAAAAGGATTGAACAAACGTTGGATGGGAGTATTATTCTCTATTTTAATCACGATTACTTTCGGTCTTATATTCAATTCTGTACAATCAAATACCGTTACAATTGCTTTTGAGAACGCATTTGGGACAGATCGTTTAACTCTTGGAATTATCATGGCAATTGCTTTCGCCGCAATTATCTTTGGCGGTGTACAGCGTATTGCAAAAATGGCTGAGTACAAGGTGATGTTTCTAGCGGTGTTATACATTGGAGTTGCATTATTTGTTGTAGTTACCAATATAACAAAAATGCCGGAGGTTATTTCACTTATTGTCCAAAACGCATTTGGTTTTAATCAAATAGCAGGCGGTTCCATTGGCGCAGCACTCATGCATGGAGTTAAACGTGGTTTATTCTCAAATGAGGCAGGTATGGGAAGTGCGCCAAACGTTGCTGCAACGGCAACAACAAGTCATCCGGTGAAACAAGGACTTATCCAAGCATTTGGTGTATTAACGGATACACTGATTATTTGTACTAGTACCGCATTTATTATTTTACTCTCTGATGCATACAAACAACCGGGGTTAAATGGAATTGCACTTACACAAGCAGCATTAAGTGAACACATCGGTTCTTGGGCATCGGGTTGTCTAGCTATCTTTGTTTTCCTATTTGGATTCGGTGCATTAATTGGTAACTATTATTATGGAGAAACAAATATTCGATTCTTACACACAAGTAAAATATGGTTAATGGTATACCGAATTGGTGTGTTAGCTATGATTGTATTCGGTTCAGTTGCAAAAATCCAGCTTGTATGGGATTTAGCAGATTTATTCATGGGCTTTATGGTTATTATTAATTTAATTGCTATTACCTTACTATCAAAAATAGCTTTTGCTGCGCTACAGGATTATATGAAACAGAAAAAAGCTGGTAAAGATCCTACTTTTTATAAAGGAAGCATTAAAGGACTTGAGAATATTGAATGTTGGGAGCAGTATCAGGATACTTCAACTTCAAAAAAGAAAAGTATGTAACAAAATAGATATTCGGACTGTAATATGTCTGAATATCTTTCTTGGTTCTAGTGCAAAAATAATTGATTACATTAAAAAATAGTTTCGTAACTTAAGAACTTTGGAACAGGTTCTTTCTCAACTAATTGTTGCAGGATAATAAAATATTTTAATATATATCAACTATATTTAGAGGTTACAAAGTGAGGGCTGAACAATAGCAAAAGTAATGGCATATTTCCGTGAACTACTCGCCACTTAGCAACGCTTGAAGTGAGAGCTTCTCGGTTCCACAATGAAAGCAACCTTTCGTCTCCCTGAGCGTTACTTCGGGGTGTTCCATCCCTAGATGCCCAATGCTTAGACGCTCTTTTGGTACGGTTGATATTTTACGCAGGAACCGAATGGCTTGGTTTTAGCACTCTATTTTCTTCCTGCAACCTCATATATCAAATTATCAAAGAACTTTATATAGCTTATAACTAATTAGGCTATGGGATGAAAATCAAAAACTTGAATATGTTATATCTGTAGAACATTGTCTATTAATCTATAGGAAAAGAGAATAGCCTTGACGATATTTTTTCACTTTATTGTCTATTATCCATTAAGAAAAATTCATACTGTATTAAATTAATGGGATGGAGGAATATGGTTAAATGATAAAGGAGTATAGCTTTCAGGTTAAGAGTGAAGAAAAAACTTGCTTAGATCTAGATCAATGGGTAACTCAGTATAGATCTTATGCTGCAAAAGGGCAAAGCGCCAGGTATATCCCCGCTTTGGAAAAGATAAATTTATTTCAATTAGGGATTTGTATAATAGAACCGAATGGAACAATGATAAAATCAGGGGATTCGGAGGTGCTTTTTACTCTACAAAGTATATCAAAAGTACTCGGTTTTATAGCCGCTTGTTTAAACAGGGGTATTTCTTATGTATTAGAGCGAGTTGATGTTGAGCCAACTGGAGATGCCTTTAATTCGATTATTCGTTTAGAAATGCATAAACCAGGAAAACCTTTTAACCCTATGATTAATGCTGGAGCAATTACAGTAGCTTCCCTTCTACCTGGAACGTCGGCACAAGAAAAATTAGAATCTATTTACGCATTAATCGGAAAAATGATTAATAAACGCCCCGCCATTAATGAAAAAGTATTTCAGTCTGAATGGCAAACCGCACATCGAAATAGAGCTTTAGCATACTATTTAAAGGAAAATGGTTTTTTAGAGTCTAATGTGGAGGAAGCACTGGAGGTTTACTTGAAACAATGTTCTATAGAAATGAATACAGAGGATATAGCCCTAATAGGACTCATACTTGCCCATGATGGATATCATCCTATTCGTAAAGAACAAGTTCTCCCAAAGGAGGTTGCTAGATTAACCAAAGCCCTAATGCTTACATGTGGTATGTACAATGCTTCTGGCAAATTTGCTGCTTTCATTGGATTGCCAGCTAAAAGTGGGGTGTCCGGAGGGATTATGACACTCGTTCCATCAAGGTCCGGGGGAGAACTTATGTTTCAAGGTGGGTGTGGTATTGGTATTTTTGGACCAGCTATTGATGAATGCGGTAATAGTTTAGCAGGATCTATGTTATTGGAACGTATTGCACAAGAATGGGATTTAAGTATATTCTAAATAGTATCATGGATGTTTTAGTGTCAGAGCGAATACAAAAATGTTCAGACCAAATAATGTGTCTGAACATTTTTGTATTGCATAGCATTTTCCTGTTTAAAGTAGAGTAATATCGAGAATAATCGCAATATTCTATGCTTTCGTTTATATCTTGTGAAAAAAATAAAGCAAGTATTGTATTAGTGTTAATAGATTTGTATACTGACTTTTAGGCGAAAGTGGGAAGTGATTATTTTGAATCTTAGTAATTTAGTAAAAAAAGACATCTATATTCTCGTTTTGATGGTATTTAC
It encodes:
- a CDS encoding ArpU family phage packaging/lysis transcriptional regulator is translated as MGRQLTLLPDIDDQKVQKEVVSVLKEYRALKMRFSNDVGQEGISLFPELRDSRNMSKWKVQQVEKALNNLLDEDERKIVERKFLTNERVKDSDVYHDLLLKKTYFYEKKQSAVKLSATALGII
- a CDS encoding IS6 family transposase, with the protein product MKKENLFKWKHYHHDIILQTVRWYLRYNLSFRDLVEMMEERGLSVAHTTIMRWVHQYGPELDKRIRRHLKQTNDSWRVDEAYIKVKSQWMYLYHAVDSKENTINFYLSKARNHKAAKRFFKKALQSFHISDPRVVTVDKNPAYPIAVEELRKEKKMPLGIQLRKVKYLNNIVEQDHRFIKKRVRSMLGLKSFRTATSIISGIEAMYMVKKGNFFLLDKSVQNQVKFIHQLFGIVA
- a CDS encoding amino acid carrier protein; this translates as MEKLLMDLVGSMNDFLWSKLLIIMLVVCGIYFTFKSKFVQFRMLKEMVRVLMEGKDSSKDQISPFQAFCIGMAARVGTGNITGIAIAIALGGPGAVFWMWIISIISSASSFVESTLAQIYKVKDKAGFRGGPSYYMEKGLNKRWMGVLFSILITITFGLIFNSVQSNTVTIAFENAFGTDRLTLGIIMAIAFAAIIFGGVQRIAKMAEYKVMFLAVLYIGVALFVVVTNITKMPEVISLIVQNAFGFNQIAGGSIGAALMHGVKRGLFSNEAGMGSAPNVAATATTSHPVKQGLIQAFGVLTDTLIICTSTAFIILLSDAYKQPGLNGIALTQAALSEHIGSWASGCLAIFVFLFGFGALIGNYYYGETNIRFLHTSKIWLMVYRIGVLAMIVFGSVAKIQLVWDLADLFMGFMVIINLIAITLLSKIAFAALQDYMKQKKAGKDPTFYKGSIKGLENIECWEQYQDTSTSKKKSM
- a CDS encoding glutaminase produces the protein MIKEYSFQVKSEEKTCLDLDQWVTQYRSYAAKGQSARYIPALEKINLFQLGICIIEPNGTMIKSGDSEVLFTLQSISKVLGFIAACLNRGISYVLERVDVEPTGDAFNSIIRLEMHKPGKPFNPMINAGAITVASLLPGTSAQEKLESIYALIGKMINKRPAINEKVFQSEWQTAHRNRALAYYLKENGFLESNVEEALEVYLKQCSIEMNTEDIALIGLILAHDGYHPIRKEQVLPKEVARLTKALMLTCGMYNASGKFAAFIGLPAKSGVSGGIMTLVPSRSGGELMFQGGCGIGIFGPAIDECGNSLAGSMLLERIAQEWDLSIF